The Panicum virgatum strain AP13 chromosome 5K, P.virgatum_v5, whole genome shotgun sequence genome has a window encoding:
- the LOC120709699 gene encoding putative disease resistance protein RGA1 codes for MDAVLSAVASDLISRFISFLLQRSQQAHRAAAAAATPRLQRLLLRARTVVEEADGRRIANHGMLLQLKQLRDSMYRGFYLLDTSQACLPRQHELQAQIIDELEAVLDDMKEFLLLLMQCPPVARQPYSAYLFMERCMFGRRMEKEHIVSFLLNPCSSLDVLPVTGPFYIGKSTLVEHACREEAVQRSFPNILRLSSDDLNDLAAGSDSAMDGHKLGPRSLMVVELGQDTDLAAWGKLHQSLRRRSDGTKAILISRMDDRVSGLGTVQALRLTRLRREEYWYFFRVLAFGSADPYDHHPSLVPIAERIAAEIDGASFMMTGAITRALRANLSAEFWARALGYVRKSMRMHARVFGVDPRAAPARSGERYLSYIHGVKQDCPPILCYRRYKTRSLEGDAASKMLTGDVFAAARSVRCGEKFDFVTQSHIPPYYYYVSQWVVEKRKPAHRGNNCPKRTKLPNNPCHGDL; via the coding sequence ATGGACGCTGTGCTATCCGCAGTGGCCAGTGACCTCATCAGCCGCttcatctccttcctcctccagaGATCCCAGCAggctcaccgcgccgccgccgccgccgccacgccacggctGCAGCGGCTGCTCCTGCGAGCTCGCACCGTCGTCGAGGAGGCCGACGGGCGGCGGATCGCCAACCACGGCATGCTCCTGCAGCTCAAGCAGCTCCGGGACTCCATGTACCGGGGCTTCTACCTGCTCGACACCTCCCAAGCATGCCTCCCTCGCCAACACGAGCTCCAAGCACAAATCATCGACGAGCTAGAAGCCGTGCTCGACGACATGAAGGAGTTCCTCCTACTTCTGATGCAATGCCCCCCGGTCGCTCGCCAGCCATACAGCGCGTACCTGTTCATGGAGAGGTGCATGTTCGGCCGGCGCATGGAGAAGGAGCACATCGTCAGCTTCCTGCTGAACCCTTGCTCATCGTTGGATGTGCTCCCCGTCACCGGGCCGTTCTACATCGGGAAGAGCACCCTAGTTGAGCACGCCTGCAGAGAAGAGGCGGTGCAGAGGAGCTTCCCGAACATACTGCGTCTCAGCAGCGACGATCTCAACGATCTAGCTGCAGGCAGCGACAGCGCCATGGATGGCCACAAGCTCGGCCCGAGGTCTCTGATGGTCGTGGAGCTCGGCCAGGACACGGATCTGGCGGCATGGGGCAAGCTCCACCAATCCCTGCGCCGTCGATCGGACGGCACCAAGGCCATCCTCATCAGCCGGATGGATGACCGCGTGTCGGGCCTCGGGACCGTGCAGGCTCTCCGGCTGACGAGGCTGCGCAGGGAGGAGTACTGGTACTTCTTCAGAGTCCTGGCCTTCGGGAGCGCGGACCCGTACGACCACCACCCGAGCCTCGTCCCCATAGCCGAGCGGATCGCGGCGGAGATCGACGGCGCCTCGTTCATGATGACCGGCGCCATCACGAGGGCGCTCAGGGCCAACCTGAGCGCGGAGTTCTGGGCCCGGGCGCTGGGCTACGTGAGGAAGTCGATGCGGATGCACGCTCGCGTCTTCGGGGTGgacccgagggcggcgccggcgcggtccGGCGAGAGGTACCTCTCGTACATCCACGGCGTGAAGCAGGATTGCCCCCCGATACTCTGCTACAGGAGGTACAAGACGAGGTCGCTGGAAGGGGACGCGGCGAGCAAGATGTTGACCGGGGATGTGTTTGCAGCAGCAAGGTCTGTGAGATGTGGAGAGAAGTTTGATTTCGTGACCCAATCTCACATACCTCCTTACTACTACTACGTGTCACAGTGGGTTGTGGAGAAGCGTAAGCCAGCTCATCGTGGAAACAACTGCCCTAAGAGAACGAAACTACCTAACAATCCTTGTCATGGTGATCTTTGA